The Lycium ferocissimum isolate CSIRO_LF1 chromosome 10, AGI_CSIRO_Lferr_CH_V1, whole genome shotgun sequence genome window below encodes:
- the LOC132034403 gene encoding probable acyl-CoA dehydrogenase IBR3 isoform X2 has protein sequence MVNRTSDLVGQVDPAQSFDTEALLRYASTNVLGFPRNPSQFTLSQFGHGQSNPTFLIDVRSGTLAKRYVLRKKPYGNLLASAHAVEREYEVLHALSTHTLVPVPKVFCLCTDSSVIGTPFYIMEYLEGRIFIDPKLPDVLPERRRVIYRAVAQALAALHSADVDTIGLGNYGKRTDYCKRQVERWAKQYLLSTGEGKSMRNPKMLELADWLRQHIPLEDSSGATAGLVHGDFRIDNVVFHPIEDRVIGILDWELSTLGNQMCDVAYSCLGHIVNIASESIEENNGFELTSFPDGVPSLSNYLRDYCSAAGRPWPVDQWKFYIAFSLFRGASIYAGVHCRWIMGNASGGERARCAGEKADSFIRTAWSFIQRKSVLPQHPPTETSLEDHVRQLGHDSPNQGMPMGGKFVPSEKVQKLRNKLTKFMEDHIYPRENEFYKLAQSTMRWTVHPDEEKLKDLAKKEGLWNLWIPFDSAARARELIFGSRNGLVNNDFCSLLGAGLSNLEYGYLCEIMGRSVWAPQIFNCGAPDTGNMEVLLRYGNEVQLKEYLVPLLEGKIRSGFAMTEPQVASSDATNIECSIKSVFKAVSLDKWQGKTDLAAPKHKQQSMILVDINSRGITIKRPLTVFGFDDAPHGHAEIIFENAFVPAKNILLGEGRGFEIAQGRLGPGRLHHCMRLIGAADRGMQMMVQRALQRRAFGKLIAQHGSFLSDVAKCRIDLEKTRLLVLEAADQLDRLGNKKARGTIAMAKVAAPNMALKVLDTAMQVHGGAGLSGDTVLAHLWTTARTLRIADGPDEVHLGTIAKMELQRARL, from the exons ATGGTGAATAGAACTAGCGATCTTGTTGGGCAAGTGGACCCAGCTCAGAGTTTCGATACAGAAGCACTGCTTCGCTATGCCTCAACTAATGTTCTAGGCTTCCCGAGAAACCCTTCTCAATTTACTCTTTCTCAG TTTGGGCATGGCCAGTCAAATCCCACTTTCCTCATTGACGTCCGCTCAGGAACCTTGGCAAAAAGATATGTGTTGAGAAAGAAACCTTATGGAAATCTGTTGGCATCTGCTCATGCTGTTGAGAGAGAGTATGAG GTTCTACATGCATTAAGTACTCATACGCTGGTCCCAGTCCCGAAGGTTTTTTGTTTGTGTACGGATTCAAGTGTGATTGGAACTCCATTCTACATTATGGAGTATCTGGAAGGACGTATCTTTATAGACCCTAAGCTACCT GATGTACTGCCTGAAAGAAGAAGGGTCATATACCGTGCTGTTGCTCAAGCTTTGGCGGCTCTTCACTCTGCTGATGTTGATACAATTGGTCTTGGTAACTATGGAAAGCGGACAGACTATTGTAAGCGGCAG GTGGAAAGGTGGGCCAAACAATATCTTTTATCTACTGGTGAGGGTAAGTCCATGAGAAACCCTAAAATGTTGGAGCTGGCTGATTGGTTGCGGCAACATATTCCCCTCGAAGATTCCTCTGGTGCAACAGCAGGTCTAGTCCATGGTGACTTTCGGATTGATAATGTTGTGTTTCATCCTATTGAG GATAGAGTTATAGGTATTCTTGATTGGGAGCTTTCCACCTTGGGTAATCAAATGTGTGATGTTGCCTACAGCTGCTTG GGCCATATTGTGAATATAGCATCAGAAAGTATAGAAGAGAATAATGGCTTTGAACTCACCAGCTTCCCTGACGGAGTGCCTTCTCTTTCCAATTATCTCAGAGATTACTGCTCAGCAGCT gGAAGACCTTGGCCAGTTGATcaatggaagttctacatagcCTTTTCCTTATTTCGTGGGGCTTCAATATATGCTGGAGTACATTGCAGATGGATCATG GGTAATGCTTCAGGAGGTGAACGTGCCCGATGCGCTGGGGAAAAGGCTGATTCCTTCATTAGAACGGCATGGTCGTTTATCCAAAGAAAATCTGTTCTCCCTCAGCATCCTCCAACTG AGACAAGTTTGGAGGATCATGTTAGGCAACTTGGACATGATAGCCCAAATCAAGGAATGCCTATGGGAGGGAAATTTGTGCCCAGTGAGAAGGTTCAAAAGTTGAGGAACAAATTGACAAAATTTATGGAGGATCATATATATCCAAGGGAAAATGAATTTTACAAGCTTGCACAGTCTACCATGCGTTGGACAGTTCACCCGGATGAAGAGAAATTAAAGGATCTGGCAAAAAAAGAAGGATTGTGGAACTTGTGGATACCA TTTGATAGTGCTGCTCGGGCCAGAGAACTTATTTTTGGCAGCAGAAATGGTCTAGTCAACAATGATTTTTGTAGCTTATTGGGTGCTGGCCTTTCCAACCTGGAGTATGGATATCTGTGCGAGATTATGGGTCGTTCTGTTTGGGCGCCGCAAATTTTCAACTGTGGGGCACCTGATACAGGAAATATGGAG GTATTACTTCGGTATGGGAATGAGGTACAGCTGAAGGAATATCTTGTTCCCTTGCTTGAGGGAAAGATACGCTCTGGATTTGCAATGACAGAGCCTCAAGTTGCATCCTCAGATGCCACCAATATAGAGTGTTCCATTAAAAG TGTGTTCAAGGCAGTTAGTCTGGATAAATGGCAGGGAAAAACTGACTTGGCAGCTCCAAAGCATAAACAACAATCCATGATCTTGGTGGACATCAACAGTCGTGGTATTACCATAAAGAGACCGCTAACAGTATTTGGCTTTGATGATGCCCCTCATGGGCATGCAGAAATAATATTCGAGAATGCATTCGTCCCAGCCAAGAATATCCTGCTTGGTGAGGGGCGTGGGTTTGAGATTGCACAG GGTAGGCTGGGACCTGGAAGGTTGCATCATTGCATGAGACTAATAGGTGCAGCAGATCGCGGCATGCAGATGATGGTTCAAAGGGCCCTTCAAAGGAGAGCTTTTGGAAAATTAATCGCTCAACATGGCTCATTCCTTTCTGATGTTGCTAAG TGTCGAATTGATCTGGAGAAAACTAGATTACTCGTTCTCGAAGCTGCTGACCAGCTTGATCGGCTTGGAAACAAAAAGGCCCGTGGTACAATCGCAATGGCAAAG GTTGCTGCCCCAAATATGGCATTGAAGGTGCTTGACACAGCAATGCAAGTGCACGGTGGTGCTGGTTTATCGGGCGACACTGTTCTTGCCCATCTCTGGACTACAGCGAGGACATTAAGAATAGCAGACGGTCCTGATGAAGTACACTTGGGGACAATCGCAAAGATGGAACTACAGAGAGCCAGACTCTGA
- the LOC132034403 gene encoding probable acyl-CoA dehydrogenase IBR3 isoform X1, translating to MVNRTSDLVGQVDPAQSFDTEALLRYASTNVLGFPRNPSQFTLSQFGHGQSNPTFLIDVRSGTLAKRYVLRKKPYGNLLASAHAVEREYEVLHALSTHTLVPVPKVFCLCTDSSVIGTPFYIMEYLEGRIFIDPKLPDVLPERRRVIYRAVAQALAALHSADVDTIGLGNYGKRTDYCKRQVERWAKQYLLSTGEGKSMRNPKMLELADWLRQHIPLEDSSGATAGLVHGDFRIDNVVFHPIEDRVIGILDWELSTLGNQMCDVAYSCLGHIVNIASESIEENNGFELTSFPDGVPSLSNYLRDYCSAAGRPWPVDQWKFYIAFSLFRGASIYAGVHCRWIMGNASGGERARCAGEKADSFIRTAWSFIQRKSVLPQHPPTETSLEDHVRQLGHDSPNQGMPMGGKFVPSEKVQKLRNKLTKFMEDHIYPRENEFYKLAQSTMRWTVHPDEEKLKDLAKKEGLWNLWIPFDSAARARELIFGSRNGLVNNDFCSLLGAGLSNLEYGYLCEIMGRSVWAPQIFNCGAPDTGNMEVLLRYGNEVQLKEYLVPLLEGKIRSGFAMTEPQVASSDATNIECSIKRNGNSYIINGTKWWTSGAMDPRCKILIVMGKTDLAAPKHKQQSMILVDINSRGITIKRPLTVFGFDDAPHGHAEIIFENAFVPAKNILLGEGRGFEIAQGRLGPGRLHHCMRLIGAADRGMQMMVQRALQRRAFGKLIAQHGSFLSDVAKCRIDLEKTRLLVLEAADQLDRLGNKKARGTIAMAKVAAPNMALKVLDTAMQVHGGAGLSGDTVLAHLWTTARTLRIADGPDEVHLGTIAKMELQRARL from the exons ATGGTGAATAGAACTAGCGATCTTGTTGGGCAAGTGGACCCAGCTCAGAGTTTCGATACAGAAGCACTGCTTCGCTATGCCTCAACTAATGTTCTAGGCTTCCCGAGAAACCCTTCTCAATTTACTCTTTCTCAG TTTGGGCATGGCCAGTCAAATCCCACTTTCCTCATTGACGTCCGCTCAGGAACCTTGGCAAAAAGATATGTGTTGAGAAAGAAACCTTATGGAAATCTGTTGGCATCTGCTCATGCTGTTGAGAGAGAGTATGAG GTTCTACATGCATTAAGTACTCATACGCTGGTCCCAGTCCCGAAGGTTTTTTGTTTGTGTACGGATTCAAGTGTGATTGGAACTCCATTCTACATTATGGAGTATCTGGAAGGACGTATCTTTATAGACCCTAAGCTACCT GATGTACTGCCTGAAAGAAGAAGGGTCATATACCGTGCTGTTGCTCAAGCTTTGGCGGCTCTTCACTCTGCTGATGTTGATACAATTGGTCTTGGTAACTATGGAAAGCGGACAGACTATTGTAAGCGGCAG GTGGAAAGGTGGGCCAAACAATATCTTTTATCTACTGGTGAGGGTAAGTCCATGAGAAACCCTAAAATGTTGGAGCTGGCTGATTGGTTGCGGCAACATATTCCCCTCGAAGATTCCTCTGGTGCAACAGCAGGTCTAGTCCATGGTGACTTTCGGATTGATAATGTTGTGTTTCATCCTATTGAG GATAGAGTTATAGGTATTCTTGATTGGGAGCTTTCCACCTTGGGTAATCAAATGTGTGATGTTGCCTACAGCTGCTTG GGCCATATTGTGAATATAGCATCAGAAAGTATAGAAGAGAATAATGGCTTTGAACTCACCAGCTTCCCTGACGGAGTGCCTTCTCTTTCCAATTATCTCAGAGATTACTGCTCAGCAGCT gGAAGACCTTGGCCAGTTGATcaatggaagttctacatagcCTTTTCCTTATTTCGTGGGGCTTCAATATATGCTGGAGTACATTGCAGATGGATCATG GGTAATGCTTCAGGAGGTGAACGTGCCCGATGCGCTGGGGAAAAGGCTGATTCCTTCATTAGAACGGCATGGTCGTTTATCCAAAGAAAATCTGTTCTCCCTCAGCATCCTCCAACTG AGACAAGTTTGGAGGATCATGTTAGGCAACTTGGACATGATAGCCCAAATCAAGGAATGCCTATGGGAGGGAAATTTGTGCCCAGTGAGAAGGTTCAAAAGTTGAGGAACAAATTGACAAAATTTATGGAGGATCATATATATCCAAGGGAAAATGAATTTTACAAGCTTGCACAGTCTACCATGCGTTGGACAGTTCACCCGGATGAAGAGAAATTAAAGGATCTGGCAAAAAAAGAAGGATTGTGGAACTTGTGGATACCA TTTGATAGTGCTGCTCGGGCCAGAGAACTTATTTTTGGCAGCAGAAATGGTCTAGTCAACAATGATTTTTGTAGCTTATTGGGTGCTGGCCTTTCCAACCTGGAGTATGGATATCTGTGCGAGATTATGGGTCGTTCTGTTTGGGCGCCGCAAATTTTCAACTGTGGGGCACCTGATACAGGAAATATGGAG GTATTACTTCGGTATGGGAATGAGGTACAGCTGAAGGAATATCTTGTTCCCTTGCTTGAGGGAAAGATACGCTCTGGATTTGCAATGACAGAGCCTCAAGTTGCATCCTCAGATGCCACCAATATAGAGTGTTCCATTAAAAG AAATGGGAACTCCTATATTATCAACGGGACAAAATGGTGGACCAGTGGAGCCATGGATCCCCGGTGCAAAATTCTCATTGTGATG GGAAAAACTGACTTGGCAGCTCCAAAGCATAAACAACAATCCATGATCTTGGTGGACATCAACAGTCGTGGTATTACCATAAAGAGACCGCTAACAGTATTTGGCTTTGATGATGCCCCTCATGGGCATGCAGAAATAATATTCGAGAATGCATTCGTCCCAGCCAAGAATATCCTGCTTGGTGAGGGGCGTGGGTTTGAGATTGCACAG GGTAGGCTGGGACCTGGAAGGTTGCATCATTGCATGAGACTAATAGGTGCAGCAGATCGCGGCATGCAGATGATGGTTCAAAGGGCCCTTCAAAGGAGAGCTTTTGGAAAATTAATCGCTCAACATGGCTCATTCCTTTCTGATGTTGCTAAG TGTCGAATTGATCTGGAGAAAACTAGATTACTCGTTCTCGAAGCTGCTGACCAGCTTGATCGGCTTGGAAACAAAAAGGCCCGTGGTACAATCGCAATGGCAAAG GTTGCTGCCCCAAATATGGCATTGAAGGTGCTTGACACAGCAATGCAAGTGCACGGTGGTGCTGGTTTATCGGGCGACACTGTTCTTGCCCATCTCTGGACTACAGCGAGGACATTAAGAATAGCAGACGGTCCTGATGAAGTACACTTGGGGACAATCGCAAAGATGGAACTACAGAGAGCCAGACTCTGA